From the genome of Cuculus canorus isolate bCucCan1 chromosome 13, bCucCan1.pri, whole genome shotgun sequence:
TGTgccctctcttcttctttcctaGCAGTTCTAAGCACTGTTAAGAAGATGACATACAGCCATTCCTAATACCCTTTGAAGCAAGCTAGCAGAAAAAGATGGCTCCCGCAGGTCCCTATTGTGTAtcacaaagtaaataaaatattcctagCTGGATCTGGACAGGTTACCTGGAGGGATTGTTACTGTTACGCAGGTAAGAATTAATAAGAATATTATTATACCTGAGCCATGTGCTCATGACGTGCTATTTCCTCAAATACTACTGAAGTACCCCTATAGAAAGCAGTTGTAGTAGCTGCTTCTGCTACACATTATATGTAGCAGACAGCAATTaaacttattcctatagaaaagcaatgtgaaaaacacttctatgattattttgcattttgtgttatcgagaaaataagaaattttaaaacaagtaacATTGTTTGTAACATCATTTCTCTGTCAGCTGACAGGTTAATGTTTTGTCAGAACACTTTATggtgtttgcttttcagtatttaacatgcaattttcctttttgttacaTTAAGAATGATTATTTTTGTGGCATTGACGGTGAAAATGTTCTTGCACTCAGCCAAAGATATAATAACTCCAGATCTTGCCCTCTTGCCATGGAAgcaaataataatatattttttagtCACCTTCCCTTTCAGCCTAGCTCAGGAAATAAGACGTTTGTCAaactaatgagaaaaaaaaattatcacagtGAGATTAGGAATATAATGAAACACCTCCTAAAATCATCAAGTAATCCTCAAAGAGGGGAGTTACATCCCTCTGATAGGCACAGGCTTGCTGAAATGGTTCTGAACACCAACTGGATAGCCTCTCACCTGGATTGTGGGACAGTCTTGTCTACAAAGAGGAATATTGCTTTCTCAGATGGCAGCTGAATCCTCTTCCTGATGATCCACATGAACTGGGCCACGGTGATGTCAGATGGAACTAAGTACTTCCTCTTGTCAATATCAACAATCTGAGATCCTGAGACCTTCTCCACTATGACCTGTAAAGTGCAGGTGCGAAGGTCAGCCTTTTCAGGGTTGGTATGAACAGACAGCTCTGGTCAATCACTTGCTGGTATGGGCTTACAACAGTGagcagaggggagaaggaaaggttTCTTGACTGCAAACAAATGAGAGGTAGGCCTAGCTCAGCACTATAAAACCTCATTTTACAACTGCACTGAAAACTACGTTCGTATATACAACAGCTCAGAACTCGCTACGCCCAAGGTTGACAGTCATGGAATAAAGATGTAGTatgcttaaaagaaaactgtgacAGGAAAGCATACACATCTTTTAACTTTTTGGCTGTCTCTGCTAACAGAAAGCAGGTAGGAACCCATGCAGAAATCCAAGGTAAGATGTTTGCAGCATCAACAGGCTTTTGTTTgcaactttgaaaaaaaagactgcctACGTTAATCACTGTTTTAGGATGTTTGTAGACTCACGTCTGCAATAACATGCTGACTTTATCACTGGAAATGCTTATTTTGTGTTTGGCTTTAACACGTTATTCCAACTATAACTACACTCTAAGGCACATTGTTCCACTGTGTTATTGCTGTCAAGGTCCAACTCATCGATGTCATCCTCTGCTTTGTATTACACTGAACTGACAAGTAGGGCATCTTGCTTCATACCTCAGGGAATCAGAACCTgactgcaggaaggaaagatggCAAGATGGCTgcaaacagaacagaagaaaaagcaacaggtACAGGAGAAAGAATTACTTCTGGAAAAAGCCTGATGCTTATTGCTCCACAGGGGCTAGttcaaaaaaataatgcagcacGTGGGGAAATAAGGCTTACAAGAAGTTTCCGTGTCCCTGTTCCTTATCTCTGCATTCCCCATCACTACAGCACACAGGTAATGCTCAATCGAATTGTCAAAATACACTCTGTTACGATCTGGAGAGGGTTTTCCTTATAATTTCTTCAGCTCTGCCTACAGAACAGATGGAGAGCAGAGTAACTGCCTCTTGCAATTCAGTTTGAGGGAACTGTAAAGAAGGTCAGTAACAGCCTGAAACAAATGTTGAAGCTTTaacatctctttaaaaaaatattattcaaataAGGTATTTTAGCTTCATAGTGCAGAAACTCATAACTGGAAGTCAAGGCTGTCAGTGAACTTCTTGTAGTAAAACTTACAGATACCTTTAACCTTTAGGTCACTTGATTCCCCAGgcaattttaaaactgtagcaCTTAGCAAGCGTGAATTTCTTTCACTTCTCATTTTATTCCTAAAAGATCCACCCTAGGGCAGAGGCACACTGtttgtatattattttaataggtTTGAACCACGGAAACATCTCTAAATCCAGGCAGACTGATACAGCAGCTGAGAACTGAAGCCACTTTGACCTTTGTCATTCTGGATGCAGACCATAATGTGGAAAGCAGGAAACATACATTAAGTCTGAAAAACCCTTTTGACTATTAAATgccaaaaatatatttgaaaccAACAATTTTGTGAAAGGTACGTGGCTCAATCTGAATCATCAATCAGAAAACACATATCAGCCCAGACAAGCATCATACTGCAATGGAGATTTAATTCCCATATCCATCCACACCTTGCTGTCCATTCCTGATACAGCATTGTGTAATTCTGACTCACGTCATGAGTTTTGATGTCTTTTTCCCTTAGGGTTATGACAGATAGTCTCAAAATGGACAAATTAATTATCTATGGAGATGTATGGTCATTGGCATGTCACAGTCTACATATGAGGGGGTAGTTACCCAAGCAGAGAATGGCAAGGATCGGATCTGCTTGTCAGACTACAGCTGGAAAAGATGCTGTGACTAGGTGCAACTTGGTAGCCGAGACAGTCAATGGGATTAGAGGTTCTCCTCTGAGCTCCACTGTCTAATGGGTAAGTTATTTACCAAGAGCTCAGGCAGGAGTGGCACTATTTGGCACGTGGTCAGATAGGATGTGGGAAATTTTACTCAGAAGCAGATAAGTTGTGAGTGTGTTGTTAGCTGCTACATAAGGATGTGAAGTGTGGTCATTTCAATGACTGAAACATGATAAAAGGGATTGCGGCACGAAGAAGAGATGTTGTTCACTATTTAGCAGGTAGGTAGTAAGGCAGGAAGGAGGGTCACCACTTGCTCTTCAAACAACAGGGTCTGCATGGGGAGATGCACCACATAAGACTGGTTATAGGTCTAGAATACACGAGGAAAAGTCATCTTCCTCATATAGCCAAGATGGAAGATTGTCAAGCTTTAAAGAATTTATGATCTCTCTTGGATCAGGCACAGAATGAATCCTCAAAACGCTGAAGATGTTTGCTGGGCTATAACTTCCATTAGAAGAAAACAGGATGCTGATAAACCATAAACATGCCCGGAAAGCATTTAGAAAGTCAGGCAATTGTCAATACGCACTGGGGCGGAACAGGGAATGCTGGATTAGTTAGATGTGTTTGGGGCCTCCTTACAACATCTAAGAACACAAAAGGGAATACGATTTATTTCGCAGGGTCTGATCAAACAagagagggcaggagggaaaCAGCTTATCCACCCCTGCCTCTAAATACTCAGACGAAGCTGGCTCGGTTACTCACCGGGACACGGTCAGGGTATTTGGCTCGAATTTTTGCCGACTCGACACATCTGTGCTCTGCGAACAAAACTCGTCATTAGTCACGGCGGGGCCGCCGGTGTCCTGTCCCCCCGGGAGGGCTCTCGGGCGTTCGCCACCCCTCGGCGAGGCCGGTCGGTGCCCGACCCGAGGCGGGGACGCCAACCAGGCCTACGGAGCCGGGAGGCCTCGGGGAGGCGGTGGCGCCGGCGGCCCCACCCTTACCCAGAGCGTGGTCCTCCTTGAACATCCACTTCATGGTGCGGGCCGGCGGGGCGCGGGGCAGAGCAGGAggcccggggcggggcgggTGGCGGCGGCCGGGCCTGGGGCTGCCGCGCTCCCGGTCACAACAACAACAGCCGCGGCTCGGCGGGCGGGACTTCCGGCCCGCGCCTTCCCTAGCAACCGCAGCGCTTCCGGGACCGCCCGTTCCCTAGCAACCGCAGCGCTTCCGGCCGCGCTGGGGGGGGCGGGCGCATGGCGCACGGACGCAACTGATTGGCTGGTGCCGGGCACTCTGGCTGCTGATTGGCTCTCGCGGCCAGGCGGGCTCGCGCCGTTGCCGGGGTGAGGGCGCGCCATGGCCGGCGTGGAGCTGTTCTCGCACCCCGCGCTGCACGCGCGGTACCGGGCCGGGCTCTGCTCCGCCGCCGCGCTCGCGCTGCTCCTCATTGCCCTGCTCACCTACCTGCCGCCGCTGCTGCTCGCCTACCGCAGCCACGGTGAGCGCCGAGAGGGGCCCGTGTGTTGTGAGGatccccccgccccgcgctgAGAGGGACCTGCATCGTGAGAGTCCCTCACGCTGAGGGTTCCCCGCGCCTAGAGGGACCCGCATCACCAGGGACCCCCTTCTTGAGAGGGACTTGCATCGTGAAGGGACCCCCTTCTTGAGCGGGACCTGCATCATGATGGTCCGTGCGCTGTGAGGGCCTCGCGCTGAGAGGGACCCGCGTGCTGTGAGACCCACACTGCGAGGACCACCTCACTCCCCCAGCCAAGAGG
Proteins encoded in this window:
- the GABARAPL2 gene encoding gamma-aminobutyric acid receptor-associated protein-like 2, which translates into the protein MKWMFKEDHALEHRCVESAKIRAKYPDRVPVIVEKVSGSQIVDIDKRKYLVPSDITVAQFMWIIRKRIQLPSEKAIFLFVDKTVPQSSLTMGQLYEKEKDEDGFLYVAYSGENTFGF